The following are from one region of the Corylus avellana chromosome ca1, CavTom2PMs-1.0 genome:
- the LOC132167410 gene encoding ATP-dependent (S)-NAD(P)H-hydrate dehydratase, whose protein sequence is MFVKHGMNSQFALLGVLGSSAVFRRQQFLIRTLGGYTNQTHQNRIQQTKAMSGIALEADAEHILRAITPTLDPTKHKGQAGNIAIIGGCREYTGAPYFAAISALKIGADLSHVFCTKDAASVIKSYSPELIVHPVLEESYSVRDEDKLSTLGKVLAEVDKWMERFDCLVVGPGLGRDPFLLGCVSEIMKHARQFNVPIVVDGDGLFLVTNSLDLVSGYPLAVLTPNINEYKRLVQKVLNCEVTDQDAHEQLLSLAKGIGGVTILRKGKSDLISDSETVKSVSIYGSPRRCGGQGDILSGSVAVFLSWARQRLAAAEGDSSISKINPTMLGCIAGSALMRKAASLAFQNKKRSTLTSDIIECLGRSLEDICPAS, encoded by the exons ATGTTTGTCAAACATGGCATGAATTCTCAGTTCGCCTTACTGGGTGTGTTGGGTTCCTCGGCTGTTTTCAGAAGGCAACAGTTCTTGATAAGGACTCTTGGGGGCTACACTAATCAAACCCATCAGAACAGAATTCAACAAACTAAGGCGATGAGTGGGATTGCCTTGGAGGCCGATGCTGAGCACATTTTGCGAGCAATTACTCCGACCCTTGATCCCACTAAACATAAAGGCCAAGCTG GAAACATAGCTATTATTGGTGGGTGTCGTGAATACACAGGTGCTCCATATTTTGCGGCTATTTCAGCTCTAAAAATT GGTGCAGATTTGTCTCATGTTTTTTGTACAAAAGATGCCGCTTCAGTCATCAAAAGCTATAGTCCTGAGTTAATTGTGCACCCTGTTTTAGAAGAATCCTACAGTGTTAG GGATGAGGACAAACTATCCACATTGGGCAAGGTTCTGGCAGAGGTTGATAAGTGGATGGAAAGATTTGACTGTCTTGTTGTTGGTCCCGGCCTGGGAAGGGACCCATTTCTTCTG GGCTGTGTTAGTGAAATCATGAAGCATGCAAGACAGTTCAATGTCCCGATTGTCGTAGATGGG GATGGACTTTTTCTTGTTACAAACAGTCTCGATCTTGTTAGTGGTTATCCCTTAGCTGTCCTTACCCCAAACATAAATGAATATAAGCGCCTTGTTCAGAAAGTGCTGAATTGTGAAGTTACTGATCAAGATGCTCATGAGCAATTACTGTCTCTTGCCAAAGG GATTGGTGGCGTAACCATCCTACGGAAAGGAAAATCTGACCTCATTAGTGATAGTGAGACAG TCAAATCAGTGAGCATCTATGGTTCTCCTCGACGCTGTGGTGGGCAGGGTGATATACTTTCTGGAAG TGTTGCAGTATTTTTATCATGGGCTCGTCAACGTCTTGCTGCTGCAGAAGGAGATTCGAGCATCAG CAAAATTAATCCTACAATGTTGGGGTGCATTGCTGGGTCTGCTTTGATGAGGAAAGCTGCATCACTTGCTTTTCAGAATAAGAAAAGGTCTACCCTCACTAGTGATATAATCGAGTGCTTGGGAAGAAG TTTGGAGGATATCTGCCCTGCGAGTTGA
- the LOC132184616 gene encoding nuclear transcription factor Y subunit C-9-like, producing the protein MDHQGHGQPPAQMPYGINPYQPNQMIGSSQPGSAVGSMQSPTQTASSSQIAQNQLAYQHIHQQQQQQLQQQLQNFWANQYQEIEQTADFKNHSLPLARIKKIMKADEDVRMISAEAPVIFARACEMFILELTLRSWNHTEENKRRTLQKNDIAAAITRTDIFDFLVDIVPREDLKDEVLASIPRGGGNLPVGGGDGVPYYYVPSQHASQVGAPGMMVGKPVMDQNLYAQQTRPYMTQTMWPQLQQEQPPTDS; encoded by the coding sequence ATGGATCACCAAGGGCATGGACAGCCTCCAGCTCAAATGCCATATGGCATCAACCCATATCAACCAAACCAAATGATTGGGTCCTCCCAACCAGGATCGGCGGTCGGATCTATGCAGTCTCCTACTCAGACAGCCTCTTCATCTCAGATTGCACAAAACCAACTTGCTTATCAGCACATCcaccagcagcagcagcagcaactgCAGCAGCAACTCCAAAATTTCTGGGCAAATCAGTACCAAGAGATTGAGCAGACTGCTGATTTCAAGAACCACAGCCTGCCATTGGCTAGAATCAAGAAGATTATGAAGGCTGATGAGGATGTAAGGATGATATCAGCTGAAGCTCCTGTGATATTTGCCAGGGCCTGTGAAATGTTTATTCTAGAATTGACGCTGCGGTCTTGGAACCATACAGAGGAGAACAAAAGGAGGACACTCCAGAAAAATGACATTGCAGCGGCAATTACAAGGACTGATATATTTGATTTTCTGGTTGATATTGTCCCAAGGGAGGATTTGAAAGATGAAGTGCTTGCTTCCATCCCAAGAGGAGGAGGGAATCTTCCTGTTGGAGGAGGTGATGGTGTTCCTTATTATTATGTACCATCGCAGCATGCTTCACAGGTTGGTGCTCCAGGGATGATGGTGGGCAAGCCTGTAATGGATCAAAATCTTTATGCCCAGCAGACTCGCCCTTACATGACTCAGACAATGTGGCCACAGCTTCAACAGGAGCAGCCGCCAACAGATTCTTGA